A single Anopheles arabiensis isolate DONGOLA chromosome 2, AaraD3, whole genome shotgun sequence DNA region contains:
- the LOC120897104 gene encoding RRP15-like protein codes for MLKPARKMKQVAVPAPAESDSDSLADDSSGSDDFLSDEEYPMSEEELDLQNETGDTEPSDEPTKWAKAMAKFLRKATDDSILSKAATDEQKERKKQEAKAIDFDVVSAEGTVKKEPTPGTDNSEEKPDELKLKEELLRQKAALRKLRQKDILGLRVRPTIHDYERERTLRKVATRGTVQLFNAVRQQQKTVNQKLQEAGKLEYKREKVLKSLNRKEFLDVLMNGPRAKSELVDNLVKKEEDEEEDIKSEVDSDDEPKSTWGALRADFLTGKKSGWDKEDGEDEARKVPDDLDEDMDSDGSDM; via the exons ATGTTGAAACCAgctagaaaaatgaaac AGGTGGCAGTGCCCGCACCGGCTGAAAGTGATAGCGATTCGCTGGCGGATGATAGCAGCGGATCGGACGACTTTCTATCCGACGAGGAGTACCCGATGTCGGAGGAGGAGCTGGACTTGCAAAACGAAACTGGCGACACGGAACCGTCCGACGAGCCGACGAAGTGGGCCAAAGCGATGGCCAAGTTTCTGCGCAAAGCCACCGACGACAGCATTCTGTCGAAAGCGGCCACAGACGAGCAGAAGGAGCGCAAAAAGCAGGAAGCGAAAGCGATCGACTTTGATGTGGTCAGTGCGGAGGGCACGGTAAAAAAGGAACCGACACCAGGAACCGACAATTCGGAAGAGAAACCGGACGAGTTGAAGCTGAAGGAGGAACTGTTGCGACAGAAGGCAGCACTCAGGAAGCTGCGACAGAAAGACATCCTCGGTCTCCGGGTACGGCCCACGATACATGATTACGAGCGCGAACGAACGCTGCGCAAGGTGGCCACCCGCGGTACGGTACAGTTGTTCAATGCcgtccggcagcagcagaagacGGTGAACCAGAAGCTGCAGGAAGCCGGCAAGCTGGAGTACAAGCGGGAAAAGGTGCTCAAGAGCCTTAACCGGAAGGAGTTTCTGGACGTGCTGATGAACGGACCGCGCGCCAAGTCGGAACTGGTGGACAATTTGGTGAAAAAGGAGGAGGACGAAGAGGAAGACATCAAATCGGAGGTCGATTCGGACGACGAGCCGAAGTCTACGTGGGGCGCGTTGCGAGCCGATTTCCTTACGGGGAAAAAGTCCGGCTGGGACAAAGAGGACGGAGAGGACGAAGCGCGCAAAGTTCCGGACGATCTGGACGAGGACATGGATTCGGACGGTTCGGATATGTAG
- the LOC120897094 gene encoding RAB6A-GEF complex partner protein 2 has protein sequence MLEINAKLLRDQSAVFMCGEVVECLIDFIHPSLPEHKISQSNSDILENLAWATVQLHCYCNASFNEKAPHDAAANRNVGGSTSLNASNQLKGEVLHSTEPKILFCDLRLSPGEAKQFLYRETVPLNTPPTYRGIRVKYYYKITVATQRLGSTVQALNIPIRVLPLPLPQSDLDEAITLNDESNEDLAPNNPFLEKKRPPSRIEYALHYLRGVTARRRPNFFMINNKWGKVGRFCLFKSAYKLGEDIVATIDFSCGTIKCVQLSVTLQCEETELLHGAVSPSSSTPSAKEDAKGADSADVASSTAEGANEPERPKNISRVTNYSKHHEVCLGMLQTQVILPIPLHVTPTFRTELIEVSWRLHFQFVTSTNAELSSEMLLDRTAENEEGLEWVAPTDIAIETMIWSLPITIYPTAPLQIPQPCGEYKLNIK, from the exons ATGCTAGAAATTAATGCAAAATTGCTGCGAGATCAAAGTGCAGTGTTTATGTGCGGTGAGGTGGTGGAGTGTTTAATTGATTTCATTCACCCATCGCTACCGGAGCACAAGATTTCACAGAGCAATAG tgatattttggaaaatcTTGCCTGGGCGACGGTGCAGCTGCACTGCTACTGCAACGCCTCGTTCAACGAGAAAGCTCCGCATGATGCTGCCGCGAACAGAAACGTTGGCGGCAGCACGTCGCTAAACGCCAGCAACCAGCTCAAGGGAGAGGTGCTGCACTCAACCGAACCGAAGATACTGTTCTGCGATCTGCGCCTGTCCCCgggagaagcaaaacaat TTTTGTATCGTGAAACCGTGCCACTGAATACGCCGCCCACGTACCGCGGAATTCGCGTAAAGTATTACTACAAAATCACGGTTGCCACGCAACGGCTAGGCTCAACCGTGCAGGCGCTAAACATTCCGATCCGCGTGCTGCCGCTACCGCTGCCCCAGAGCGATCTCGACGAAGCGATCACGCTGAACGATGAGTCGAACGAAGATCTGGCACCGAACAACCCGTTCCTGGAGAAGAAGCGACCGCCGTCGCGCATCGAGTACGCGCTGCACTACTTGCGCGGCGTGACCGCACGCCGCCGGCCAAACTTCTTCATGATCAACAACAAATGGGGCAAGGTGGGCCGGTTCTGTCTGTTCAAGTCGGCGTACAAGCTCGGCGAGGACATAGTGGCCACGATCGATTTTAGCTGCGGTACGATCAAGTGTGTGCAGCTTTCCGTCACGTTGCAGTGCGAAGAAACGGAGCTGTTGCACGGTGCCGTCTCACCGTCGAGCAGTACGCCCAGCGCAAAGGAAGACGCGAAAGGGGCGGACAGTGCCGATGTTGCCTCGAGCACCGCCGAGGGTGCGAACGAGCCGGAACGGCCGAAGAACATTTCCCGCGTGACCAACTACAGCAAGCATCACGAAGTGTGCCTGGGCATGCTGCAGACGCAAGTGATCCTGCCCATCCCGCTGCACGTCACTCCCACCTTCCGGACGGAGCTGATCGAGGTCAGCTGGCGGTTACACTTTCAGTTCGTGACCAGCACGAACGCGGAGCTGAGCAGCGAGATGCTGCTCGATCGCACCGCCGAAAACGAGGAAGGGCTGGAGTGGGTCGCACCGACGGACATTGCGATCGAAACGATGATCTGGAGCCTTCCGATTACGATCTACCCGACGGCACCGCTGCAAATACCGCAGCCCTGTGGGGAGTACAAGCTAAACATTAAGTAA
- the LOC120897072 gene encoding ribosome-binding protein 1 isoform X1, whose translation MDLTTLSFIVIVLFFSLMSMLFISRFLPKGKSFEEMLKEKREMREKILGLTSPSTTTGSSSTKSSKESANKRTKKTHAGGGNQNQKNRNAKQQQQQQHQRVEVVEKESDGNSSESPLEEEINPLTYGAKKRTGQATNLTVEYAETEAFPLSENAGGNKKKDNKQQQGGKKNKQKSAGGILVNKSEPVLVKPVETVPEMNHFAEIHPKDALEIARQQKHEEDTKGGKHPAPKEQRNRNKKDHQSKQSPKTAAGGGTNNAAESQQQQQQQHHHHHHQNAPAANVAHAGESKKKQHEATADNNKSSTAVAAQKDKSNKKKKNELITQELAVEMADAVNVHSLVNILNKTDLPRNDIQILIDFLLNKQQDTLAKDPSEWNDPSDPLQKLKKQLQEKESALLEEQQAAAGLQAKLKELRQELNGEKMHTGAVLKGYVEELNNKKQEVQNLSQELNMLRDKLANEKQTMSMQFQQLQAKYLQLSKEHASTQDHGATIAQLNNDLQLLQQELMAKNQLLSEKLQSEEEMMKKKTEYEHILRNNDELMRQRVQELTAYENDLRQLRLELSQKDELSQTCQQQSYEIEQLKAELQAKQKQAHAAASAAAAAAHTHSQTDESNRVEIRNLQNALDSTKSKLEVYRSELVECKSLMTDYKQQANELKAKEEQLQKQLEEQRQKNDNLRTKNWKLVEALQDAERRRGPTTPAAANDVEQQQKLANSSAEKVDVGKVILEEQNRTKDLLVQLLQPTGVVSALPVDATDFQSWLEATVGCIKEQYEHLQQSHTTTTTTTTTSSSSTSSGSSGVNNASVVTNSHPEQSSGTANSNNSDSSSRLNSSSNIIANNNLNTNSSVNSSLHEHANDGAVVNKNGATGGSDSGAEDDQQTMALRYEQMQKTVDQYKTIIADTENMLKNLEAKVIEQDIHWRTVVQAKDKELTLLKSAGAVGQ comes from the exons ATGGATCTGACTACATTGTCGTTCATCGTAATTGTGCTCTTCTTTTCCCTGATGTCGATGCTGTTTATCAGCCGCTTCCTGCCCAAGGGCAAATCGTTCGAGGAGATGCTGAAGGAGAAGCGCGAAATGCGTGAAAAAATCCTTGGGCTAACGTCgccatccaccaccaccggatcGTCCTCGACCAAGTCGAGCAAGGAGTCGGCCAACAAGCGTACGAAGAAAACGCATGCCGGCGGCggcaaccagaaccagaagaATCGCAAtgccaagcagcagcagcagcagcagcaccaacgcGTTGAGGTGGTGGAGAAGGAAAGCGATGGCAATTCGTCCGAGAGTCCGCTCGAGGAGGAAATCAATCCGCTAACGTACGGTGCTAAGAAGCGCACCGGGCAGGCCACGAACCTGACGGTGGAGTACGCGGAAACGGAAGCATTTCCGCTGAGCGAGAATGCCGGTGGAAATAAG AAAAAGgataacaaacagcagcaaggTGGCAAGAAAAACAAGCAGAAATCGGCTGGTGGCATTCTGGTGAACAAATCCGAGCCGGTTCTGGTGAAGCCGGTCGAAACCGTACCGGAGATGAACCATTTCGCCGAGATTCACCCGAAAGATGCGTTGGAAATTGCACGTCAGCAG AAACACGAAGAAGATACCAAGGGTGGAAAGCATCCGGCCCCGAAAGAGCAGCGCAATCGCAACAAGAAAGATCATCAGTCGAAACAATCCCCCAAGACCGCCGCCGGTGGTGGCACCAACAATGCTGCAGagtcgcaacagcagcagcagcagcaacaccatcaccaccatcatcagaaTGCCCCGGCAGCGAATGTGGCCCACGCAGGGGAATCGAAAAAGAAGCAGCACGAGGCAACCGCCGATAACAACAAATCCTCCACCGCCGTGGCAGCGCAGAAGGACAAAtcgaacaagaagaagaaaaacgaactGATCACGCAGGAGCTGGCAGTGGAGATGGCGGACGCCGTGAACGTGCACTCGCTGGTCAACATCCTCAACAAGACCGATCTGCCCCGGAACGATATTCAGATACTGATCGACTTTCTGCTAAACAAGCAGCAGGACACGCTGGCCAAGGATCCGTCCGAGTGGAACGATCCGTCCGACCCGCTGCAGAAGCTGAAGAAGCAGCTGCAGGAGAAGGAGTCGGCCCTGCTCGAGGAGCAGCAGGCCGCGGCCGGCCTGCAGGCCAAGCTGAAGGAGCTACGCCAGGAGCTAAACGGCGAGAAGATGCATACCGGGGCCGTGCTCAAGGGGTACGTCGAGGAGCTGAACAACAAGAAGCAGGAGGTGCAGAATCTGTCGCAGGAGCTGAACATGCTCCGGGACAAGCTGGCGAACGAGAAGCAAACCATGTCGATGCAGTTCCAGCAGCTGCAGGCCAAGTACCTGCAGCTGTCGAAGGAACACGCCTCGACGCAGGACCATGGGGCAACGATCGCGCAGCTGAACAACgacctgcagctgctgcagcaggagCTGATGGCCAAGAACCAGCTGCTGAGCGAAAAGCTACAGTCCGAGGAG GAAATGATGAAGAAAAAGACTGAGTACGAACATATTTTACGCAACAATGATGAGCTGATGAGACAGCGCGTACAGG AGCTAACTGCGTACGAGAACGATTTGCGCCAGCTGCGACTCGAGCTGAGCCAGAAGGACGAGCTGAGCCAGACCTGCCAACAGCAGAGCTACGAAATCGAGCAGCTGAAGGCAGAGCTGCAGGCAAAGCAGAAGCAGGCGCACGCGGCAGCGtcggcggcagcggccgccgccCACACCCACAGCCAGACGGACGAAAGCAATCGCGTCGAAATCCGCAACCTCCAGAATGCCTTAGACTCTACCAAATCGAAGCTCGAGGTGTACCGGAGCGAGCTGGTCGAGTGCAAGAGCCTGATGACGGACTACAAGCAGCAGGCGAACGAACTGAAGGCGAAGGAGGAACAGCTGCAGAAGCAGCTCGAGGAGCAACGACAGAAGAATGAC AATTTGCGAACGAAAAACTGGAAGTTGGTTGAGGCATTGCAAGATGCCGAACGACGAAGAGGACCGACGACACCGGCAGCCGCCAATGATGTT gaacagcagcaaaagctgGCCAACAGCAGTGCAGAGAAGGTGGACGTCGGTAAGGTCATCCTGGAGGAGCAGAACCGAACGAAGGATTTgctggtgcagctgctgcagccgaCCGGTGTGGTGTCGGCCCTGCCCGTCGATGCGACCGATTTCCAGAGCTGGCTCGAGGCGACGGTCGGCTGCATTAAGGAGCAGTACGAGCACCTGCAGCAAtctcacaccaccaccaccaccaccaccaccaccagtagcagtagtaccagtagcggcagcagcggcgttAACAACGCGTCGGTGGTCACGAACAGCCACCCGGAGCAAAGCTCTGGCActgccaacagcaacaacagtgaCAGCAGCAGTAGGCTTAACAGTAGCAGCAATATAATCGCTAATAATAATCTTAATACCAATAGCAGCGTTAATAGTAGTTTACACGAGCATGCGAACGACGGTGCGGTGGTGAACAAGAACGGTGCCACCGGCGGCAGCGACAGTGGCGCCGAGGACGACCAGCAAACAATGGCGCTGCGGTACGAGCAGATGCAGAAAACCGTCGATCAGTATAAGACTATCATAGCCGACACG GAAAATATGCTGAAAAACCTCGAAGCGAAGGTGATCGAGCAGGACATCCACTGGCGCACGGTGGTGCAGGCGAAGGATAAGGAGCTAACCCTGCTCAAATCAGCCGGTGCCGTCGGGCAGTAG
- the LOC120897072 gene encoding putative mediator of RNA polymerase II transcription subunit 26 isoform X2, which yields MDLTTLSFIVIVLFFSLMSMLFISRFLPKGKSFEEMLKEKREMREKILGLTSPSTTTGSSSTKSSKESANKRTKKTHAGGGNQNQKNRNAKQQQQQQHQRVEVVEKESDGNSSESPLEEEINPLTYGAKKRTGQATNLTVEYAETEAFPLSENAGGNKKKDNKQQQGGKKNKQKSAGGILVNKSEPVLVKPVETVPEMNHFAEIHPKDALEIARQQKHEEDTKGGKHPAPKEQRNRNKKDHQSKQSPKTAAGGGTNNAAESQQQQQQQHHHHHHQNAPAANVAHAGESKKKQHEATADNNKSSTAVAAQKDKSNKKKKNELITQELAVEMADAVNVHSLVNILNKTDLPRNDIQILIDFLLNKQQDTLAKDPSEWNDPSDPLQKLKKQLQEKESALLEEQQAAAGLQAKLKELRQELNGEKMHTGAVLKGYVEELNNKKQEVQNLSQELNMLRDKLANEKQTMSMQFQQLQAKYLQLSKEHASTQDHGATIAQLNNDLQLLQQELMAKNQLLSEKLQSEEEMMKKKTEYEHILRNNDELMRQRVQELTAYENDLRQLRLELSQKDELSQTCQQQSYEIEQLKAELQAKQKQAHAAASAAAAAAHTHSQTDESNRVEIRNLQNALDSTKSKLEVYRSELVECKSLMTDYKQQANELKAKEEQLQKQLEEQRQKNDEQQQKLANSSAEKVDVGKVILEEQNRTKDLLVQLLQPTGVVSALPVDATDFQSWLEATVGCIKEQYEHLQQSHTTTTTTTTTSSSSTSSGSSGVNNASVVTNSHPEQSSGTANSNNSDSSSRLNSSSNIIANNNLNTNSSVNSSLHEHANDGAVVNKNGATGGSDSGAEDDQQTMALRYEQMQKTVDQYKTIIADTENMLKNLEAKVIEQDIHWRTVVQAKDKELTLLKSAGAVGQ from the exons ATGGATCTGACTACATTGTCGTTCATCGTAATTGTGCTCTTCTTTTCCCTGATGTCGATGCTGTTTATCAGCCGCTTCCTGCCCAAGGGCAAATCGTTCGAGGAGATGCTGAAGGAGAAGCGCGAAATGCGTGAAAAAATCCTTGGGCTAACGTCgccatccaccaccaccggatcGTCCTCGACCAAGTCGAGCAAGGAGTCGGCCAACAAGCGTACGAAGAAAACGCATGCCGGCGGCggcaaccagaaccagaagaATCGCAAtgccaagcagcagcagcagcagcagcaccaacgcGTTGAGGTGGTGGAGAAGGAAAGCGATGGCAATTCGTCCGAGAGTCCGCTCGAGGAGGAAATCAATCCGCTAACGTACGGTGCTAAGAAGCGCACCGGGCAGGCCACGAACCTGACGGTGGAGTACGCGGAAACGGAAGCATTTCCGCTGAGCGAGAATGCCGGTGGAAATAAG AAAAAGgataacaaacagcagcaaggTGGCAAGAAAAACAAGCAGAAATCGGCTGGTGGCATTCTGGTGAACAAATCCGAGCCGGTTCTGGTGAAGCCGGTCGAAACCGTACCGGAGATGAACCATTTCGCCGAGATTCACCCGAAAGATGCGTTGGAAATTGCACGTCAGCAG AAACACGAAGAAGATACCAAGGGTGGAAAGCATCCGGCCCCGAAAGAGCAGCGCAATCGCAACAAGAAAGATCATCAGTCGAAACAATCCCCCAAGACCGCCGCCGGTGGTGGCACCAACAATGCTGCAGagtcgcaacagcagcagcagcagcaacaccatcaccaccatcatcagaaTGCCCCGGCAGCGAATGTGGCCCACGCAGGGGAATCGAAAAAGAAGCAGCACGAGGCAACCGCCGATAACAACAAATCCTCCACCGCCGTGGCAGCGCAGAAGGACAAAtcgaacaagaagaagaaaaacgaactGATCACGCAGGAGCTGGCAGTGGAGATGGCGGACGCCGTGAACGTGCACTCGCTGGTCAACATCCTCAACAAGACCGATCTGCCCCGGAACGATATTCAGATACTGATCGACTTTCTGCTAAACAAGCAGCAGGACACGCTGGCCAAGGATCCGTCCGAGTGGAACGATCCGTCCGACCCGCTGCAGAAGCTGAAGAAGCAGCTGCAGGAGAAGGAGTCGGCCCTGCTCGAGGAGCAGCAGGCCGCGGCCGGCCTGCAGGCCAAGCTGAAGGAGCTACGCCAGGAGCTAAACGGCGAGAAGATGCATACCGGGGCCGTGCTCAAGGGGTACGTCGAGGAGCTGAACAACAAGAAGCAGGAGGTGCAGAATCTGTCGCAGGAGCTGAACATGCTCCGGGACAAGCTGGCGAACGAGAAGCAAACCATGTCGATGCAGTTCCAGCAGCTGCAGGCCAAGTACCTGCAGCTGTCGAAGGAACACGCCTCGACGCAGGACCATGGGGCAACGATCGCGCAGCTGAACAACgacctgcagctgctgcagcaggagCTGATGGCCAAGAACCAGCTGCTGAGCGAAAAGCTACAGTCCGAGGAG GAAATGATGAAGAAAAAGACTGAGTACGAACATATTTTACGCAACAATGATGAGCTGATGAGACAGCGCGTACAGG AGCTAACTGCGTACGAGAACGATTTGCGCCAGCTGCGACTCGAGCTGAGCCAGAAGGACGAGCTGAGCCAGACCTGCCAACAGCAGAGCTACGAAATCGAGCAGCTGAAGGCAGAGCTGCAGGCAAAGCAGAAGCAGGCGCACGCGGCAGCGtcggcggcagcggccgccgccCACACCCACAGCCAGACGGACGAAAGCAATCGCGTCGAAATCCGCAACCTCCAGAATGCCTTAGACTCTACCAAATCGAAGCTCGAGGTGTACCGGAGCGAGCTGGTCGAGTGCAAGAGCCTGATGACGGACTACAAGCAGCAGGCGAACGAACTGAAGGCGAAGGAGGAACAGCTGCAGAAGCAGCTCGAGGAGCAACGACAGAAGAATGAC gaacagcagcaaaagctgGCCAACAGCAGTGCAGAGAAGGTGGACGTCGGTAAGGTCATCCTGGAGGAGCAGAACCGAACGAAGGATTTgctggtgcagctgctgcagccgaCCGGTGTGGTGTCGGCCCTGCCCGTCGATGCGACCGATTTCCAGAGCTGGCTCGAGGCGACGGTCGGCTGCATTAAGGAGCAGTACGAGCACCTGCAGCAAtctcacaccaccaccaccaccaccaccaccaccagtagcagtagtaccagtagcggcagcagcggcgttAACAACGCGTCGGTGGTCACGAACAGCCACCCGGAGCAAAGCTCTGGCActgccaacagcaacaacagtgaCAGCAGCAGTAGGCTTAACAGTAGCAGCAATATAATCGCTAATAATAATCTTAATACCAATAGCAGCGTTAATAGTAGTTTACACGAGCATGCGAACGACGGTGCGGTGGTGAACAAGAACGGTGCCACCGGCGGCAGCGACAGTGGCGCCGAGGACGACCAGCAAACAATGGCGCTGCGGTACGAGCAGATGCAGAAAACCGTCGATCAGTATAAGACTATCATAGCCGACACG GAAAATATGCTGAAAAACCTCGAAGCGAAGGTGATCGAGCAGGACATCCACTGGCGCACGGTGGTGCAGGCGAAGGATAAGGAGCTAACCCTGCTCAAATCAGCCGGTGCCGTCGGGCAGTAG
- the LOC120895464 gene encoding ATP-dependent RNA helicase bel, with translation MSNAINQNGTGLEQQFAGLDLQQKQQQLGGGGGSNPESGNPKHPAGRYVPPQLRECADSGGDFQPADTGAGVGPVSGGGIGGGGGRRGGYGDSNRNRGGGDFGRYGDRDYRGGDFNRRSGGGGGGRYQNDRRGGDYGNYGRGGGDRGYNNGGGFQRGGDGGGYQNSEGFGGDRRDNNWGSYGGARGGPGGGPPAVGRDRPMDGPPQNDRWPEPGAAMGPPGPGSVGSGGGTGPGEGAGAAAAGGRSFYDRGSNGGGGRWPSGSDRRDGRGGGAGGGGYGGGGGGSGRGQIDYTVLTERDERLEAELFKHGNTGINFSKYEDIPVEATGDDVPGHINTFDDIELTEIIDNNIKLARYDKPTPVQKYAIPIILSGRDLMACAQTGSGKTAAFLVPILNQMYKHGAAAPPPNRPMNRRKQYPLGLVLAPTRELATQIFEESKKFCYRSRMRPAVLYGGNNTQDQMRDLERGCHLIVATPGRLEDMIGRGKVGLDNIRFLVLDEADRMLDMGFEPQIRRIVEESRMPVTGERQTLMFSATFPKAIQELASDFLYRYIFLAVGRVGSTSVNITQTIFWVEENIKRSHLLDLLSNITKLNDGDDENCLTLIFVETKKAADSLEEFLYNHNFPVTSIHGDRTQAEREEALRLFRCGRCPILVATAVAARGLDIPNVKQVINFDLPAEVEEYVHRIGRTGRMGNLGTATSFFNEKNRNVANGLVRLLAETGQEIPGFLEEMTNSRSFGGNRRGRVPRGGGGSTFGSRDYRQQNSGRSGGGSRDHRPMGGGGGGGGGGSRGGYGGGGGGGGGYGERDDGYGRNGVGGGSYGGSYSNNDGGNGVDWWGDGY, from the exons TTTGCTGGTCTGGacttgcagcagaagcagcagcaacttggcggcggcggtggcagcaaCCCAGAATCCGGAAATCCTAAGCATCCGGCCGGGCGGTACGTACCACCGCAATTGCGAGAATGTGCTGATAGCGGTGGCGACTTTCAACCTGCTGATACCGGTGCCGGCGTTGGTCCTGTAAGCGGCGGCGGTATCGGTGGCGGAGGTGGCAGACGGGGTGGATACGGCGATTCGAACCGGAATCGTGGCGGCGGCGACTTCGGGCGCTACGGCGATCGTGACTATCGCGGAGGCGACTTTAACAGGCGTAGCggaggcggcggtggcggccgcTATCAGAACGATCGGCGCGGCGGCGACTACGGCAACTATGGCCGCGGCGGTGGCGACCGGGGCTACAACAATGGCGGTGGCTTCCAGCGCGGCGGGGACGGCGGGGGCTATCAGAATTCTGAAGGTTTCGGAGGCGATCGGCGGGACAACAACTGGGGGTCGTACGGTGGCGCTCGTGGTGGTCCGGGTGGCGGACCGCCAGCCGTTGGCCGTGATCGACCCATGGACGGGCCGCCTCAGAATGATCGCTGGCCGGAGCCGGGAGCGGCAATGGGCCCGCCCGGACCGGGCAGCgtcggcagcggcggcggaaCCGGTCCCGGTGAAGGGGCCGGCGCCGCAGCCGCCGGTGGCAGATCGTTCTACGATCGTGGATCGAACGGCGGTGGCGGACGCTGGCCGAGTGGTTCCGATCGGCGCGACGGCCGCGGTGGCGGCGCCGGAGGCGGAGGatacggcggcggtggcggtggatcCGGACGCGGCCAGATCGACTACACAGTGCTCACCGAGCGGGACGAGCGTCTGGAGGCGGAGCTGTTCAAACACGGCAACACCGGTATCAATTTCAGCAAGTACGAAGATATTCCCGTGGAGGCGACGGGCGACGACGTGCCCGGCCACATCAATACCTTCGACGACATTGAGCTGACAGAGATTATCGATAACAACATAAAGCTGGCACGCTACGACAAACCGACGCCGGTGCAGAAGTACGCGATCCCGATCATCCTGTCCGGGCGGGATCTGATGGCGTGCGCGCAGACGGGCTCGGGCAAGACGGCCGCCTTCCTGGTGCCGATCCTGAACCAGATGTACAAGCACGGGGCGGCCGCGCCGCCCCCGAACCGGCCGATGAACCGGCGCAAGCAGTACCCGCTCGGGCTGGTGCTGGCGCCGACCCGCGAGCTGGCGACGCAGATCTTCGAGGAGTCGAAGAAGTTCTGCTACCGGTCGCGCATGCGCCCGGCCGTACTGTACGGCGGCAACAACACGCAGGACCAGATGCGCGATCTCGAGCGCGGCTGCCACCTGATCGTGGCGACGCCCGGTCGGCTGGAGGACATGATCGGGCGCGGCAAGGTCGGGCTGGACAACATCCGCTTCCTGGTGCTGGACGAAGCCGACCGCATGCTGGACATGGGCTTCGAGCCGCAGATCCGGCGCATCGTCGAGGAGAGCCGCATGCCGGTGACGGGCGAACGGCAGACGCTCATGTTCTCCGCCACCTTCCCGAAGGCGATCCAGGAGCTGGCGAGCGACTTCCTGTACCGCTACATCTTCCTGGCGGTCGGGCGCGTCGGCTCGACCTCGGTCAACATTACGCAGACGATCTTCTGGGTGGAGGAAAACATCAAGCGCTCGCATCTGCTCGATCTGCTGTCGAACATCACCAAGCTGAACGACGGGGACGACGAGAACTGTCTGACGCTGATCTTCGTCGAGACGAAGAAGGCGGCCGACTCGCTGGAGGAGTTCCTGTACAACCACAACTTCCCGGTCACGAGCATCCACGGCGATCGTACGCAGGCGGAGCGCGAGGAGGCGCTGCGCCTGTTCCGCTGCGGCCGCTGCCCGATCCTGGTCGCGACGGCCGTGGCCGCCCGCGGGCTGGACATTCCGAACGTGAAGCAGGTGATCAACTTCGATCTGCCGGCCGAGGTGGAGGAGTACGTGCACCGCATCGGTCGTACCGGCCGTATGGGCAACCTCGGTACCGCCACCTCCTTCTTTAACGAGAAGAATCGCAACGTGGCGAACGGGCTGGTGCGCCTGCTGGCCGAGACGGGGCAGGAAATTCCCGGCTTCCTGGAGGAGATGACCAACAGCCGCAGTTTCGGGGGCAATCGCCGCGGCCGTGTACCGCGCGGCGGTGGTGGCTCGACCTTCGGCTCACGAGATTACCGTCAGCAGAACAGTGGCCGCTCGGGCGGTGGCTCGCGCGATCATCGTCCAatgggcggtggcggtggtggtggtggtggtggttcccGCGGTGGTtatggcggcggtggtggcggtggcggtggataTGGCG AACGTGACGACGGCTACGGACGCAATGGTGTTGGCGGTGGTAGCTATGGAGGAAGCTACAGCAACAACGATGGCGGCAACGGCGTCGACTGGTGGGGCGATGGTTACTGA